The nucleotide sequence TCAAACATGTTATATGTGAGTAGTAGCACCAGTTTGGCAtcttataaatattttcttgtTGATTCCTGATGGTCTTTCCTGAGCGTGCTGGATGAGTTTAGTGGGCACAAAATAAGCACTTCTATGGGAGAAAAGCAAATTTGTAGGGCCGTGATGAATTATTTACAGCTGTAGAGCACAGTAAACCACCAGGTTTATCCTAACAGAAACACATCAGGCTGCCTAAAAGCCCTGTCTTACACATTAAATACTGGATGAGGGTACTTACAGTGGAAAAAGCTTTTACATACAGGACAAAAATACTGTGTCAACCACAATTTACAGGTGGCTTAGGATTCCCACTGAGATGCCCGTCTATTTCCTCAGGACCTATATCCTGGAAGCCTGAAGGTGTACAGAGGAACTAACTGGTCGGACCAAAACAAGCAATAATAGTAAGACAAGAAACAAATCACAGAGACGTGGCAACCCTCCCCACCCCAAACCCTTCACCACCATCAGTGGACACAACCCAAAACATGGAGGCAAATGGAGTCACAAGTCCCTATTAATTAGGTAGCTTAAAAGACAACATTGTGCAAAATCAAAATGATTCTTTATACTCAGTGTGCATGCGTACATTTGGAGAAAGATGACACCAATGATCCAAGCTGCTCTAATTTTGGACAAACCCAGAGGTTCATGTCATTGTAAAGGACTTCATTAAGACTGAAAACCCAGAGGTTCATGTCATTGTAAAGAACTTCATTAAGGCTTCTCATACATTTTCGGTGAAGCAGTGCCCATGATGTTACAACAGCAGCAGGGAGAAATGTCCCTCTACATACTGTATAACAATTCTACTGCTCTACAGTGTTCACATGGCTAAACCCTTGAGAAATTCCCCAGCTCCAGTAATGGGGGCATTGAGGAAAATGGGGCACTCTGGAAAAGCATGTCAGGTACATGTCATGGCCATCTAGGCATCAATAAGCATTGTTTGTGTGCTAGCACCACCTGGTGCTCATCGGAACTGATCTAGAAAAGTGAGGTAATGTCCTAAACCTGCTTAGCCAAGTCAGACTAATTCATGTATTCCATATTATGTTTCTGCATGCATTTTGCAGATCAGTGTTattgagaaacatttaaaatgtgattgaATAGAAAATCTGGCACAGTTGTTAATTACACCATTTACAGACTAACAGACTTTCCTTCCAACTGTTTTATGCTACCAAAGGGTTACACACTCAATAAGATACAGAAAAGAACTGCACTGTGTTTTAAGTGCACAGTGAAGACGTTGTTCATTTACACTAAATATCAAGGGTTTTATAGTACTGCATAATAAAGGTGTATAAAGTACACtaagtttaaaaaataaataaaatacaaaaattagACCTATGGTTTGCATATCAATCCTATAAAAAAACATAGGATTCCTCAACTGCTTTGGTTCACCAAAagctgatatttaaaaaatgattgATTATTCACTTAACAACATACAGATTACTATTTTAGAATCCATGTAATTAACTTACTTTaatcttgtttaataaaaatctTCAAATACAATGACAAATGTAGTGTCATGTTTATTGAGAGCGTTTGATAATTTATATCGaattagataattttttttgagaaaAAGAATGGATATGTAAAGTTACTTTTACTTTAGGTGTAGCATGtccaaattgaacacatttagtACTAAACCTAAGACTCACATTTCCAGAACCATTTCAGATATATAGGTAGAGTTAAAAAAGTGAAGGAAACACAATGAAGTTCAAGATCCTCACCCTACTGAATAGCTAACTGGACTACATCAATGCCTTGCAAAACCATGTAGGCAAATGCGGAGTTGTAGTTACTCTAGGGATTCCTTTTGGTAGGTCGGGAACCCGCCAACACAATAACTGCTGATGGCTGGAGGACATGCTTCTCTCCAAGCGCATGTACAGCCAGACTGACTTGGCATAAAGTGCATCGGAGGGCACGTCTCAATCTTCGACTCTCCTGAACTCGCTGGGATTCACTGcaatgaggcaaggccataacAGCAAATTGGACATCATGAAAATGTTAGGggggtaatttgaataaaaatactgaataaaaaGAATATTCAGTAAATGTAAGCAGAAAATGTAGTTTATGTGCACTTGCTTATCACTCACTGCTTTTTAACCAGAAGAGTTAGGAACATTTCATGTCAGATTGCTGGAAACATAGTATCCTGACGGATATTATTATTCACTTTAAAACTGTGGCATTAAAACTGTATGGAAACCGCACTACAGGAGATACTACAGATTGATCAGACCAACAAATAACCCTATACCGCCACCAAGTGGATGGCAGGCTGAACTTCACTTTGAATACGGCCCAAATGAACAATGACCATAATACAGACTCAGTCGACACATTAAAAGGGACATACAGCTCTTTGTCACATCGTGGGCACATCAATGTACACTACCTGCGAGTTTAGGTGCCATGGGATCCTCTGACACATGGACAGGGGTCTCCTTCACCTCCCCGGCCTTCTCCGGCAGCTCCACGGGGGCCGGGGAGGGAGTTTCTATCTCCACTATGTTCTTCACCTCCACATAGGCCTGAGGGCCTCCAGGCAGAGGCTTGGAGTTGTGGAAGAGACTAGCCCAGGACTTGGGGGGGTTGGCGGCGGGCGCAGTCGGAGGGGCAGGGGACTGTGCCAGCTCCGCCGCCGCCGCCACCACCACCTGGTCCTCAGAGTCTGGCTCCACCGGGGGAGCTGGGGCCAGCGGCTGGGGCGGCTCCCCTGCCTCGGAGTCCTCCCGGAGCACGTCGCCATCAACTACGGCGTGGGGCTCGGCCAGCCCGTTGGCCACCCCAATGTCCccagtctcctcctcctcagcagTAGCGGTGGTGGCAGGCGGGCTGACAACAGCAGccgaggggggaggaggggaggtggggCAGGGGCTGTGCCCACCGCTGCCCAGCAGTTCGGGGCTCTCTGGAGCCATGTTCTCAGGCTGCTGCTCTGCAGTCCTGCCGCCCTCCGCCACACCGCTGCTCTGAGAGGAGgacgaagaggaggaagaagaggaggaagaagccGCGTCTTTGCCGTCTGATAAAGAGGCGGCTCCACTCGTGAAGTCTAAAGACGATTCGGGGCTGTCACAAGTCCTCTGATTCGCCACGGCCGGCGAATCCACCGCGGCTGCGGGGACAGGGGCTGAGGTGGAACGTTCGCCCCCGGACAACGCCTTACCAACCATGTCCTCCGACCTGAGGGGAGGGCCGCTGAGCGAGTGTCCGTTCACCAGCCCCTTCCCCGGGGGCCCGTCGGCACCCATGCTGTTGGCCTCCGAACCCTCTAGGTAGTTGTAGTATCCCGGTGGtcgctttttctttttctttctctcccgcTGCCCAAGGCTGCCCGGGCCCCCGTCCCCATCCGGGCAGGCCGGGTTGTTGTCCATGGCAGAGGGCTCAGAGTCAGGTCCGTCAGGTCCGTCCAGGGAGTTGTAGTGGGCTCCGTCTGGGACATCCGCCACGGGAGAGGGGGCTGTGGCTGCCTGCAGGGCCTTCTGAGACGGCTGGCAGCCCAGGATGAACTCTGGAGCCTGGGGGTTCAGGGTGCTGGACACCTTGAAGAGAGGATCCTTCACGCCCACTGGATCAGAGTTCATCACCTCATCCACACCAAACTCAATGCGCTGGTAGTCTTCGCCTGCAGAGGGGGATGACAGTGAGCTTGGGTATACGGCATGAGTCCTGCCCAGCAGACTAAGTGTGCTTCCCATCTCGATGATTTCATGAAAATCATAAAACCCTGCTACAAAACTTGCTGGGAGCAAATATTCACACTTTCCAATTCCTGttcatttcaaacaaaaaaaaaaaacaagtatttgacaaataaatgtataaagccATTTAAAGCACAGAACAAAGTAATACAGATCAGCTGGATGACAGTCATTTCAATATTAACTAGATTTGACAAGGTAGGAATGTTTTAAATTAGAAGATTATAGAAAATGACAGAACCAGACAAAGGGGAACATGAAAACGTTAGTAAATGAATATCAGATGATCCCAACACTCTGAATATGGTACAGCTGGGCTATAAAGACATGACTGGTCATCCACAGCCCAGCCACAGGAAACCCTGAGAGGAAATGCAAGGTATAGTTAGAGAttacatttgtgattcattggcCTCCACATATTAGTGTCCTTTGTTAGTGTATTTACCAAAGGGATTTCATTCCAGAGTCAGTGATGCATCGAGAGTGATACCCTACCAAACCAAAAGACCTACAGTAGGTGTTAGCTTCCTTAGAAGACAATTGATATGCCCTTAAGTCCAATCAGAGGGTTCTCAAACCATCCAGTTAAGTGAGGGGGGGGATAAAAAGCAGATCACAGTTCAACTGGAAGCACGGCTGTGGTGCCAATGAGTTTAATGCAGAGTTCAGAAGATACTTAACAGCATCTAAGCATGCAAAGCCTCACAGATTGCACGGACAGGCAAGAATGAGAGAGTAAAAAAGGGCAAGGTTTAGAAAGCCACCAGTTTGTAAGGCCTGGGTTTGTTCTtcagcaaaacaaatgtaataagGCAGTGTCAGGCCCAAAACTCACCGCAAACCTGCCGTCTCATAGACTCCGTAATGTAAGGCACAGCAGGAGTGCAGTAACTTCCTGAATAATTCATACAAATCAGGGTAAAAATCAAACGTTATGAGCAGGGGAGGGGAACTGGTTCACAAACTTGTAAATTGGTGGCTCCAAAAATCCCTGCTCTAACTGTATGTTTAGGTATGTTTatacctgtatatatatttttacaagtAAAAgctcattgtaaaacatgaattCAGACTTAAACGTTGAGTCTCTTCCATGCAGCTCAGTCTGGTAGGTCTGGACAGTTTCCAATTAGCACAGAGGGGTGTATGTTTGACTTGGGTCATAACTGTGACATTATGGGGGGCACGGGCATTGTCAACCCTGAGTGCGCCAGCCAGTCTCATGCTGTTGACGTTTTCTACCGGACAAACAAAGAGCAATCCGACACAGATTATGTTCTTACCTGAAGACTGACTGACGCAAGACACTTTGTCATTGAAGGGGGGAAGCTGTCAGAGAGAAATTGgatgaattacaaaataattttagaaCAAGGTTATAGTCAATTCAAATTCAGTACATTCAAAAGTAACGCTAACTTTATATACCACGACTTATCAATCTGAGTCTTTGTGATTCTGAATGACTCATGTAACATGCACTTTGGAGTAGAGGGTCTGATCACTGGTGATGTTTTGTTAAGGCCTATATTATTCACCTTTACTAAATGTATATCTTTATGCTCTAGACACtgacagaagaacctcatattGCTCTAAACCTCTGAACTTAGATGTGGTGTACAGAGGATTAATAGGGATGACATTATCTACTGAATTGTTTGGTCAACCAAGATTTCTATAGTTGAGCAGTTATGATACAAACACAATCTTTAGTCTACCAAGACCCCAGTCAGATTTATTAACTGCTGAGGAGGCCACAGGTCTGTAACTCCAGAGGCTGTCAAAGTGGGGTCTGAGAGACAACTGTGTAtttcaatgaaaataataatgcaattcattatttaataagCTACCTATAATTTGTCTACCTAGCAAACACGTTCATTTAGGATAGTTTGACCTGGCAAAAATAGATTAGGAATACATTCATCTTACGAGTTGAGAAATCTTTGCCAGAAACAAGACTACACATTCACAGGTAATTTTCACACTTGCTTGGCCTATGGAAAATCCTGCTGCCTTCATTAAGGATAAACAAAGATGTAacagattccaacaaaattcctggaggaaaaaaaaagcaCCATCCTTCAACATTACAGGATGGGGTGAAGAGAGCAGAAATTACAAATCATTATATGAGATGAATCATTGCATACGAGATGCAATGACAAGATTGGCTAAACGACAACTTCAGAAGCATAATGCCTGAAACTGATGGGTTAATATAATATGGCTCCAGTTAATTCATGTGTGATATTTCATTGTTCAGTGCGCTGTTATTAaatgaacacacattttaaatgtcaactAATCGACTGGTTGGAAGATCTGTGGACTATAGGTTAACCATCctattctgttgttttttttagccCTAAAATCCTTAAGGGTGactgtttcaaaataaaggtgcACGCACACCAAAACTCCTAATAGAGTAAGCATAGACTATATCGTGTCAAACAGCTACAGCTGGTGGAAAGATATGGGAATAAGTCTAATTCAAGCCATAATTAAAAGTATGTCTTACCTCAACATAACATCGTGGAGTCACAAAGAACTGATTGATCTCATCAGGGCTGAACTCCCCAAAGATGTACTAAAGTGAGAGAAAATGCACATACAATCATTAACATGGCACATCTGATTCAACATAGAGAATCCTCCAAAATCACATTTATAAGTGCACTAAAAACGACAGTTGTGGTACATTTCCTCAAGTCTTTGGACTGTGTGTTAGATAGTTTGAATCATTACTGATGAACTGAGACTGTTGTGACATGCCTGTGGGGGAAGTAAAACCAGTCCTTCTGGGATAGGGAACAGACTGCACCATGGGTATGGGTAAAAGTAGAGGACAAGATGGAAAAGTGATGAGTCATGCAGCATTAGAATGGCAAAATGGCTCCCGACAGTGCACTTCAAAGAGAATTGAGCCAAATGAAAGGACCTCACTCACTGGCTTCAGCCAATGCGGCACTGTTAACACAAGCAATCCAATTGTGATGTTTTCCCTTTGACCAATCACAATTTTACATCAGTTTCTTTCAGAGCTGATCTAACTGGTCAAAAGACTAATGCGCAAAGAGATCAGAATTGGGCTGTCTATGTAAACACAAACTAAGTTTACCTTCTTTCAGGCTGAAAGAGGAAAACTACAACAGGaatatttaaaaagtatatacaacttctaaaaaacacatttaaatgtaattggtcCATTTCAGTCTCTTAAGGAAGGTCTGATACTTTCAATAACTATCAATCTGTATGTCTTATATACTCGGAAGTAGTGAACTCGTGATTAAACTAACCTGCTGGTCTGGCAGCTGAGATTAAACTGAATGACAAGtaatcaaaagaaaacaaatatacaaCTTTTTAAAGTAACATGAATAACTTAAGTGATTGCAGTAATGGGCACATTCAAcatgaaaaatactattttggAATGCATTTTGTCAAATTAAATCATTGAAACAAGTGATCAAAAAtccaatggattttttttttttttaaagaaaaacaacattactcAGCACAAGGATGTTATTGACTGGAAAATGAAGAAATGTAGTGAGGACAGCACGGTGAGAGTATACAGGACGCTGGTCTGGAATCAAATCCCACTGGTTACTCTAATCACTTTCCCTTTCACCAGCACCTTCACAAGACTCAAGAGTTAGTGCTGCTGAAACTCTACAGCCaactgaaacagaaatgtgattAAGCTAATCGAGTTGAGTACTGCTTAGACTTGGCACAGTAAAGACGCATTTCCCCATACAAATATTTGGAAGCAGGATGAAGGAACCTTCAGCTCTCGATTATCAATCCATTCAGGGAAAGTTTTGTAAATCCTTATGTCTCACCTACATCTGATGTTTCAAAAGACTTCCACCTAACAAACAGTAATCATAACTAATGAATAAAAACTGACAGTAAACTGGACAAATACCAATGTGTCTAAAATATTCAAGAAAACCGGTGAATGCCTGCATGCAGACAAAACCGGACAACCCCTCAGAACAGCCCTACACTACTTTGTGAAGATAACCTGCTTTCCCCCTGCTGGCTATAATTAACTTAATCCCAGTCACACTAGCAAACTGTGTAATTGAAGGTCTCTTGCATTTCCTTCAGTGAGAGCCTTGAACAGTGTGGTAAATTGGTCCTCCAATAGCATTGCAACTTCTTGGTGTGGCTCATTATGGAATTGCAGGGGCACTTGTGGCGATACAATAACCAAGAATTTCATTAGATCCTGAGAAGATAGCTGGCTACTAGTTTTGAAATTGCATCTAATTAGGCAACAAGGATTCTAAAGCGGTTCTTTAAAAGGTGTTTGCTAGGCATGGTGAGGAGTGGTGGGCCAATGCATTTGAGCAGTACAGAAGACAAGGTGAACCAAGCCGACTACCCATGCACATAATCCTCCCAGTGCGTTAAACAGAGGGACGTGAAAAGGGTGGCACAGAGAAAAGAAAGTGCAGTTCAAGCATATGTAACTCTTTGCAAACAAGGGCCCAACACTGCTGAAATGGCACTACAAGCGACAAACAGCCAGCCATAATCCAATGGCCTCAGGATGGCTAATACAATCACAACAGAAAGAATGTCCCTTTGCCTCTTTCTACAGGCGTGCCACACGTACCACACTAAGCTTCCCTCGCTGTTCGCTTGGTCTGAGGATTACCACAAATTAGCCATCTGTATTATTTCAACATGCTCCAGCGACACGATAAACACACTTTACTGAATGAGGTTACCCATCAGGGAGCAGTGGGACTTACAGGAGGGGGGGgtacttcaaaataaaaaagttaaacgATATGGGCTCTGAAATTTACAGGAGccaaaccagagaaactgaacaCTTGATTTTTTTCTGACGGTTAGTACACTTTACATGTCTAAAGTCCAGTAACATTGTAACCACATTAGATTGACTAGGGCAGGCTTGAAAGGTAATTTTTGTCATCAGTAGTCCATATTAGACAAACCTAAAAAGGTTAAAAACCAACATCTAGATATATAGCTTTGATTGTCCTAACTGcctgtttgaaaatatttcttACAAATCCCAAGATCTCTCCAAGTGAGAAGCGGGGTAGTCATGGATACAGCCACTGCTAGCTTGCTGACGCCAGGAAGAGCGCTTCACTTACAATTGTAAAATAAAGTTGTGTTAACTTCGATGTTCCAGGAGGAAGGGGTTTGTAATATTGAAGCACCTGGATGTTACACTGATTACCATTAATTCTGATGTTTTACTAGCTAATATTCCCTGCCCTCTGGATGCACAACAAAAATCCATTGAGACAAACAATCCAACAGCACCTCACAACTAAAGTGTTACTGAGGGTCGCCAATGGTAATACTGTTGAATTCAGTTTTCATGTCCAGTTTCCGCAATTACATCCACATTTTCCACAATGGAGGTTTTATAGTGCCTTATGTATGGCGAGAAGTGGAGTCGGTGGCCAAGTTGCTATACAAGTTTCCCTGGCATAACACAGCAGTGTATACATGCAGAGTTTTATAATTTGATAACATTTCTACAGATTGGGTGTTCTGGTTGATATGATGCAACAGTCTACTAAATAATTATATTCTGGACCATATCGTGGGCAGGATAATGTAAAAGTTTATTTGGGGTATTATTCTCCTTcaacacagcaaaaacaaataacaaagtTTACTTCTTCAGACAGGACAGGTTTGAGGAAGAGGCTGGGGTGTATGGTTTAGATAGGTGGGGGTGTAATGAGAgagaatatgtaaaaaaaaaacagcaacagaGTTGATATAAGCCAGTCACAAGAGTGGATTCGCTGGAATTTCAAGTTACCAGACATTGCCAACTGCTACCCCATGCACAGAATTACAATACGCAACCACCTACACATACAAGGAAGGGTATTGCCTCATAACTACCGTCCAGGATTCACCAGTGGGCAGGGACTCTGCACTGCAAGCCTCACAAATTAGAATGCAATGAAAGTCGCTATTAACACACTTGGCAGTCTGTGAATATGCAACACTACAAATAAGGTCAACCACGTTTCGAATAAACCTCTTAATGCAGGCTGGGGCATGCCTATTACATTCTCATATGAAGACAAACAAGTATATGATGAACTAGCACAGTGATGCCAAAGaacttaaaataaaactttaaacACTGAGCACAGCCAGACAGTGAAGAGCACTATCATTTATTCACGTAAGAGACACTTTAAAAAAGGGGCGATGTCATTCAGACACTACCAACAGCTGATGGGATTGTCTTTGTAGCCATGTTGGTGCAGTACCTTTCAAGGGTACAACACATGGGAGGGAAGCTCAGCTTTCTAAACACTGCTCCACCCTGCTGCCCAGGAAAATACCTAACAAGCCAGGCAACTCTGAGCCACGTGCCATTTACAGAATATTGAATCTGAAGCTCaacattcaaaaagggaaaggCCAGCACCAGAATATCAGATCAGATCATACTTAGAAATTAACCATCAGGCAATCACGAGTGattcttttgaaaatatattttaatcagTGGGGGCCAGACGGCTTGATGCATCATCACTgagacaaaatgtaaaaaatatatatttattttactaaaaCAACCCTTTTGTTGGTTTCTGTCTGGGTTTCCCTACAGCTAATTATCACATCTTCCAAGCCAAACAAGCAATACCACATCCACTCTGTTTTCATCAACTgacaaactgtcaaaaacaaGATACACATTACAATAAACATCAGTAGAATCTGAAAAAAGCTCCATATGCTTGAGGTCAGCAATTCGTGGGAGCATCTACTAGGCGTAAAATTCCTAGAATCCATTTaactttttaaattgtttaaatgaTATTTTGGTATGCAACTCTTCCGACAACCCACTACTTTGGTGAGGAACTGTCCGACAGCTGTCATTTGTCTTAACATTGCTTTGATCTAGAAGCcatgagacaaagaaaatgaaatgtattctgcCACAACTTGAACACAATCCATGCATTGCAGGTCCTTTAACCTCTCTGCAAATCTCCTAACCATTAATATTTCTTCAATATAAAAGATACTAATTTATCAGATGGTATCATCCAAAGCAAATCACAGTTAGTGCATTAATCTTAAAACAGCTAGATGGGGACAACCGAAGAACCCAGAAGTAGATGTAAATACACCATACTCTATAAAGTAGCAATAAGCAAGTCAGAAgaagaaagacaaaagaaaatcttCATGAAATAGCGAGAGAAGTTATatcatgtcaaaatgtattttattgtgaaCCATATTTGTCACCTTGTTTGCATTTAATACTGCTTCCATCAATTGCTAGTACCAGAACCTTAATATTGACAATATAACAATGGCAGGGCAATAGACATGACAGCTGATTCAAAACAGCCCTCTCAGGATGACTCAGAAGAATTGCCTCCCCTTGAATACTTATGGTTTAATATTTAGCCTCTCAGTGAGATATGCAGGTTTCGGACAGGCATACATAGGCTCATTTTAAACCACCATCCAGTCAGCCAACCACGATGGACTGTCTGGACGGTGgcatattaaaaaataataataatatcagcTTGTATTTTATGAATTAACCAAAAAGAATGTTACGGATACTCTGTGATACGATCCCCGTGAAGCATAATATACAATTTCTTTCAAACTCAAAAACTATTAGCCAACAGTAGCTAGCAATCATATATTAGCATCAGCAAGTTTGCAAAAGTAACATTATCAGGTCGAAGCAAAGCTGTTAACCAGCTACAGTAGTTATTGATAAATAGTCACGTACAGCTATATGCACGTTTTAACGACTGCTAGGTGGTTAGATGACATGCATGAACAGCACAGACACAACGAAATACTTAACATAGCTAAAGTTATACCTGAGCAGAGGGCAAGGTGCTGTGAACCGTTAGCTTGGACAACAATGTagtatagctagctaactagtgTATTTAGCGAGCTTTCAGGCCGTGAAGTCATTATAAACAAAATCATGGCGGTCTGTCCTAACAGCCAGCTTCCCTAGATTTTAGCTAGTTGCACACTCCCAGAGCAGAAATGCGAGCTCCGAACCATCTGTTCTGATTCGGATATCTACCCCAGATCAGCGACAGGCCCACACCACAATGCATGTCACATttaaccacaccaccaccacctgcgTTTGCACAAACTCCAGGCTTGCTAGCTAACCAGTTAGCTCAATGAAACTACATAGTTAGCTACCTAGCCAAATGCATACAAGTTCATGCTTGACCATATACTACCGTTAGTTTTCAGGTATTCGAATAAAATATGTCATGTATTTTTTATGACACGAATGCATGCATATTCCGCTGCAGTATTAAGTTTGAACAAATTAGTCATTTCTAAATACTATaatacctagctagctaacgttagtcaGCTAGTTAGCTTGGCTAGCTAACCCGTTATAAAAAATCTGCACAAGGATAAGTAGGCCTGTCGCAGCAGTGAGAGCAGGTGGGCCGTGCACACAGATACACGCAGCAATATTCAACAACACCTAGCTACAAATTGTCAAAGTAAGGCAAATGACACCTGTTGGGGTCTTCTGGCTGTGTTATTTTCTCCACACAACAACATATGAACACATGATTTTAGCCCATTTTGAGATTTTCAACTAACCCTGCTTCGAGTACTGTTGGCTAATTTGAATGAAGGCTCCTCGGGCCTGTACCATGCTGGTGTTTCAATGGGGAAATAGGCTTTTCTTGCTTAAGGAAGCATTAGCTAGCAATAATTTCAGTACACTTTTCAATGGCACGACTAAGACTCTATGTCGGCCAAGATACATATATACGTTGAGGTGTAATAATCcactgttaaataaaaaaaatgtataatcttATGTCAAATGCGAAACGCTTAAATCAGAGACGAATAGAGTTCTCTACCTGGTTACTGTGAGAAGCCATGCTCCTGGTGAGATTTTCCCTTTTCCAATTAGAAGATGGACGTTTTCCGGGGAAGGTGTTCGTTTGTGtgtaataattattacaaaagacgTCCTACTTCGAcatctttttcattttctcgACAATGGAGTGACAGTTGTATTTTTAGGGTATTCTATTGCTCCAGCATATCACGCTGCTTCCCCCGACGTCGCCGCCATTTCTGTCTCGCCTCCTTGCTTCTAGCCTGCGCGCGCCGCGGTTGGGTAGTGCTCTGGGAACGCGTGCGTTTACGTCCGGgtaggaggagggtgtagcgcCAGTTTGACAGCTTGAGTAAGAGCCAAAGTCAGCTGTGCCTTATTAGGATAGGACCAACAAACTATAGTATCGAAGATGTATTTCCACAGAACATTtgacatatataaatatatcctACATAAATATGACTTTAAACTTTATTAAAGCAGTAGTGGGTCAGGACAACATTTtgcactgtccctgtccaaaggaACATTTGTAAAAATTAGTGTTCTGCTAGCATCTGAAAGTCGATCAATTTGACAAGAA is from Esox lucius isolate fEsoLuc1 chromosome 2, fEsoLuc1.pri, whole genome shotgun sequence and encodes:
- the usp10 gene encoding ubiquitin carboxyl-terminal hydrolase 10 isoform X1; translation: MASHSNQYIFGEFSPDEINQFFVTPRCYVELPPFNDKVSCVSQSSGSYCTPAVPYITESMRRQVCGEDYQRIEFGVDEVMNSDPVGVKDPLFKVSSTLNPQAPEFILGCQPSQKALQAATAPSPVADVPDGAHYNSLDGPDGPDSEPSAMDNNPACPDGDGGPGSLGQRERKKKKKRPPGYYNYLEGSEANSMGADGPPGKGLVNGHSLSGPPLRSEDMVGKALSGGERSTSAPVPAAAVDSPAVANQRTCDSPESSLDFTSGAASLSDGKDAASSSSSSSSSSSSQSSGVAEGGRTAEQQPENMAPESPELLGSGGHSPCPTSPPPPSAAVVSPPATTATAEEEETGDIGVANGLAEPHAVVDGDVLREDSEAGEPPQPLAPAPPVEPDSEDQVVVAAAAELAQSPAPPTAPAANPPKSWASLFHNSKPLPGGPQAYVEVKNIVEIETPSPAPVELPEKAGEVKETPVHVSEDPMAPKLAELIENVKLIHKPVSLQPRGLINKGNWCYINATLQALIACPPMYHLMKSIPLFTVTQRPCTSTPMMDNFVRLVNEFSNMPVPSKAKQQAAGEKMMKDIRPGVPFEPNYVYRLLTLIKSSLSEKGRQEDAEEYLGFTLNGLHEEMLALKKLISPQEDKAPTPNGPESQSGLEENAAEKDEEGSGDEWEQVGPRNKTSITRQADFVRTPVTDIFGGHIRSVVYQQNSKESATLQPFFTLQLDIQSEKIRTVQEALETLVARESVQGYTTKSKQEIEISRRVTLEELPPVLVLHLKRFVFEKTGGCQKLIKNIDYPVDLEISKDLLSSGVRSKISKGQRTYRLFAVVYHHGNSATGGHYTTDVFHIGLNGWLRIDDQAVKVINQYQVVKQTAERTAYLLYYRRVDLL
- the usp10 gene encoding ubiquitin carboxyl-terminal hydrolase 10 isoform X2, producing the protein MASHSNQYIFGEFSPDEINQFFVTPRCYVELPPFNDKVSCVSQSSGSYCTPAVPYITESMRRQVCGEDYQRIEFGVDEVMNSDPVGVKDPLFKVSSTLNPQAPEFILGCQPSQKALQAATAPSPVADVPDGAHYNSLDGPDGPDSEPSAMDNNPACPDGDGGPGSLGQRERKKKKKRPPGYYNYLEGSEANSMGADGPPGKGLVNGHSLSGPPLRSEDMVGKALSGGERSTSAPVPAAAVDSPAVANQRTCDSPESSLDFTSGAASLSDGKDAASSSSSSSSSSSSQSSGVAEGGRTAEQQPENMAPESPELLGSGGHSPCPTSPPPPSAAVVSPPATTATAEEEETGDIGVANGLAEPHAVVDGDVLREDSEAGEPPQPLAPAPPVEPDSEDQVVVAAAAELAQSPAPPTAPAANPPKSWASLFHNSKPLPGGPQAYVEVKNIVEIETPSPAPVELPEKAGEVKETPVHVSEDPMAPKLAELIENVKLIHKPVSLQPRGLINKGNWCYINATLQALIACPPMYHLMKSIPLFTVTQRPCTSTPMMDNFVRLVNEFSNMPVPSKAKQQAAGEKMMKDIRPGVPFEPNYVYRLLTLIKSSLSEKGRQEDAEEYLGFTLNGLHEEMLALKKLISPQEDTPTPNGPESQSGLEENAAEKDEEGSGDEWEQVGPRNKTSITRQADFVRTPVTDIFGGHIRSVVYQQNSKESATLQPFFTLQLDIQSEKIRTVQEALETLVARESVQGYTTKSKQEIEISRRVTLEELPPVLVLHLKRFVFEKTGGCQKLIKNIDYPVDLEISKDLLSSGVRSKISKGQRTYRLFAVVYHHGNSATGGHYTTDVFHIGLNGWLRIDDQAVKVINQYQVVKQTAERTAYLLYYRRVDLL